One genomic segment of Ricinus communis isolate WT05 ecotype wild-type chromosome 3, ASM1957865v1, whole genome shotgun sequence includes these proteins:
- the LOC8275844 gene encoding receptor-like serine/threonine-protein kinase SD1-8 isoform X1, producing MSKMRDTGLEFPVKLYMLCGLSFCLSHALETLRPIEKLYNNETLVSAGEVFELGFFASSEMSNHYLGIWFKKDKTKKAVWVANRDNPLIDSSGFLKIWSDGNMMMSDSRMQPIMVNIGFSATSSNTSATLLDSGNLILMQGEKIVWQSFDSPTDTFLPGMKLGWFDMDTDQPRRRFLLSWFSPYVPASGSFAVGLNAANKSDFSLFHHRTRIKEIGFWDGHNFRFIFESSSDKYNFSFVSNDKEVYLNFDNKGNTTSSWFVLSSTGEINEYTMTKQGIAMVNHSLCDGVSAFNSNDCLIELPLDCKHGNMFSEIKGLMPISMNRTSSSRWSLGDCEIMCRSNCSCTAFASLEDAGIRCELYYGDREDLVSVIGKGNNIIYIRGRASSDSGNQQTRKLWWVIAVPVISVIMIVLISLYFVRRTKRNRIEANRSPGTIKDTAGLLTFRSTSDTPSTEDGRTDVELLLIGFSCIARATNNFSAANKIGEGGFGPVYMGKLSGKEIAVKRLSTSSGQGIEEFKTEVQLISKLQHVNLVRLLGCCIEQEEKILIYEYMPNKSLDSFIFDPVKRRFLDWMQRKHIIEGIAQGLLYLHKYSRLRIVHRDLKTSNILLDSHMNPKISDFGMARIFSDNESRTKTKRVVGTYGYMSPEYGVHGLFSTKSDVYSFGVILIEIVSGRKNTSFYEFDNSSTLVGHAWELWNAGRCIELMDPVLADSFSVDELMQCIQVGLLCIQDNAEDRPTMADIVTILSNGGAVLPNPKKPIFSTQLRVDCPSSRHTPSLNLSTFSDIEAR from the exons ATGTCGAAAATGAGAGACACGGGTTTGGAATTTCCTGTCAAGCTATACATGTTATGCGGCCTCTCTTTTTGCCTGTCTCATGCTTTAGAGACCCTTAGACCAATAGAGAAATTGTACAACAATGAAACTTTAGTCTCTGCAGGTGAGGTGTTTGAACTAGGTTTCTTTGCTTCAAGTGAGATGAGCAATCattatttaggaatttggttcaAAAAGGATAAGACAAAGAAGGCAGTATGGGTTGCAAATCGAGACAATCCCTTGATAGATTCTTCTGGGTTTCTTAAAATTTGGTCAGATGGAAACATGATGATGTCAGATTCAAGGATGCAACCTATCATGGTAAATATAGGTTTCTCGGCAACAAGTAGTAATACTAGTGCAACACTTCTTGATTCTGGAAATCTGATCCTGATGCAGGGAGAAAAGATTGTATGGCAGAGTTTCGATAGTCCAACTGATACATTTTTGCCTGGAATGAAATTAGGTTGGTTTGACATGGATACAGATCAACCAAGAAGAAGGTTCCTTTTGTCATGGTTTAGCCCATATGTGCCGGCCAGTGGCTCATTTGCTGTTGGCCTAAATGCTGCTAATAAGTCAGACTTCAGTCTGTTTCACCACCGTACCCGTATAAAAGAGATTGGCTTTTGGGATGGCCATAACTTCAGATTCATATTTGAAAGCTCTTCAGATAAGTATAACTTCAGCTTTGTGTCAAATGACAAGGAAGTTTAccttaattttgataataaaggAAATACCACATCTTCATGGTTTGTTTTGAGTTCAACTGGGGAAATCAACGAGTACACAATGACAAAACAAGGGATTGCAATGGTGAATCATTCTTTATGTGATGGTGTATCAGCATTTAACTCTAATGATTGCTTGATTGAGCTGCCACTGGACTGCAAACACGGAAACATGTTCTCAGAAATTAAAGGTTTGATGCCTATTTCAATGAACAGGACCTCCTCTAGCCGCTGGAGTCTTGGTGATTGTGAAATAATGTGCAGGAGTAATTGTTCATGTACTGCATTTGCTTCTCTAGAAGATGCTGGAATCAGATGTGAACTGTATTATGGAGACAGAGAGGATCTTGTAAGCGTCATAGGGAAAGGAAATAACATTATCTATATTCGAGGCAGGGCTTCTTCAGATTCTG GTAACCAACAAACAAGGAAGCTATGGTGGGTAATAGCAGTTCCAGTAATCTCAGTGATAATGATAGTTCTGATTTCCTTGTATTTTGTACGACGGACAAAACGCAACCGTATAG AGGCAAATAGGAGTCCTGGCACCATTAAGGATACAGCAGGATTGCTAACATTTCGGTCAACTTCTGATACCCCAAGTACTGAAGATGGTCGGACAGATGTTGAATTGCTATTGATAGGCTTTTCTTGTATAGCAAGGGCAACAAATAACTTCTCTGCCGCAAATAAAATTGGAGAGGGTGGTTTTGGACCTGTATACATG GGCAAGTTATCAGGAAAGGAAATTGCAGTAAAAAGACTTTCTACAAGCTCAGGACAAGGGATAGAGGAGTTCAAAACTGAAGTACAATTAATTTCTAAGCTTCAGCACGTAAATCTTGTCAGGCTTTTAGGTTGCTGCATTGAACAAGAAGAGAAGATATTAATCTATGAGTACATGCCCAATAAAAGCTTGGATTCCTTCATTTTCG ATCCTGTAAAGCGTAGATTTTTAGATTGGATGCAGCGCAAACACATTATTGAAGGGATTGCACAAGGACTTCTTTATCTTCATAAGTATTCAAGACTAAGAATTGTACATAGAGACCTGAAAACTAGCAACATATTGTTGGATAGTCATATGAATCCCAAGATCTCAGATTTTGGTATGGCGAGAATTTTCTCCGATAATGAATCaagaacaaaaacaaagaGGGTTGTTGGAACATA TGGTTATATGTCTCCCGAGTATGGAGTGCATGGCCTTTTCTCTACCAAATCTGATGTCTACAGTTTTGGAGTCATTTTGATTGAGATTGTGAGTGGCAGAAAAAACACTTCCTTTTATGAGTTTGATAACTCCTCGACTTTGGTAGGACAT GCTTGGGAACTCTGGAATGCTGGAAGGTGCATAGAGTTGATGGATCCAGTATTGGCCGATTCATTTTCGGTAGATGAGCTTATGCAATGTATTCAAGTTGGTCTCCTTTGCATACAAGATAATGCAGAAGACCGACCAACCATGGCGGATATCGTTACAATCCTCAGCAATGGAGGAGCAGTGTTGCCTAATCCGAAAAAGCCTATATTTTCTACTCAGTTACGTGTTGATTGCCCCTCAAGTAGGCACACGCCTTCTCTAAATTTGTCAACCTTTTCAGACATTGAAGCTCGATAA
- the LOC8275844 gene encoding receptor-like serine/threonine-protein kinase SD1-8 isoform X2, with product MSKMRDTGLEFPVKLYMLCGLSFCLSHALETLRPIEKLYNNETLVSAGEVFELGFFASSEMSNHYLGIWFKKDKTKKAVWVANRDNPLIDSSGFLKIWSDGNMMMSDSRMQPIMVNIGFSATSSNTSATLLDSGNLILMQGEKIVWQSFDSPTDTFLPGMKLGWFDMDTDQPRRRFLLSWFSPYVPASGSFAVGLNAANKSDFSLFHHRTRIKEIGFWDGHNFRFIFESSSDKYNFSFVSNDKEVYLNFDNKGNTTSSWFVLSSTGEINEYTMTKQGIAMVNHSLCDGVSAFNSNDCLIELPLDCKHGNMFSEIKGLMPISMNRTSSSRWSLGDCEIMCRSNCSCTAFASLEDAGIRCELYYGDREDLVSVIGKGNNIIYIRGRASSDSGNQQTRKLWWVIAVPVISVIMIVLISLYFVRRTKRNRIEANRSPGTIKDTAGLLTFRSTSDTPSTEDGRTDVELLLIGFSCIARATNNFSAANKIGEGGFGPVYMGKLSGKEIAVKRLSTSSGQGIEEFKTEVQLISKLQHVNLVRLLGCCIEQEEKILIYEYMPNKSLDSFIFDPVKRRFLDWMQRKHIIEGIAQGLLYLHKYSRLRIVHRDLKTSNILLDSHMNPKISDFGMARIFSDNESRTKTKRVVGTYGYMSPEYGVHGLFSTKSDVYSFGVILIEIVSGRKNTSFYEFDNSSTLVGHEAPFRTNELWL from the exons ATGTCGAAAATGAGAGACACGGGTTTGGAATTTCCTGTCAAGCTATACATGTTATGCGGCCTCTCTTTTTGCCTGTCTCATGCTTTAGAGACCCTTAGACCAATAGAGAAATTGTACAACAATGAAACTTTAGTCTCTGCAGGTGAGGTGTTTGAACTAGGTTTCTTTGCTTCAAGTGAGATGAGCAATCattatttaggaatttggttcaAAAAGGATAAGACAAAGAAGGCAGTATGGGTTGCAAATCGAGACAATCCCTTGATAGATTCTTCTGGGTTTCTTAAAATTTGGTCAGATGGAAACATGATGATGTCAGATTCAAGGATGCAACCTATCATGGTAAATATAGGTTTCTCGGCAACAAGTAGTAATACTAGTGCAACACTTCTTGATTCTGGAAATCTGATCCTGATGCAGGGAGAAAAGATTGTATGGCAGAGTTTCGATAGTCCAACTGATACATTTTTGCCTGGAATGAAATTAGGTTGGTTTGACATGGATACAGATCAACCAAGAAGAAGGTTCCTTTTGTCATGGTTTAGCCCATATGTGCCGGCCAGTGGCTCATTTGCTGTTGGCCTAAATGCTGCTAATAAGTCAGACTTCAGTCTGTTTCACCACCGTACCCGTATAAAAGAGATTGGCTTTTGGGATGGCCATAACTTCAGATTCATATTTGAAAGCTCTTCAGATAAGTATAACTTCAGCTTTGTGTCAAATGACAAGGAAGTTTAccttaattttgataataaaggAAATACCACATCTTCATGGTTTGTTTTGAGTTCAACTGGGGAAATCAACGAGTACACAATGACAAAACAAGGGATTGCAATGGTGAATCATTCTTTATGTGATGGTGTATCAGCATTTAACTCTAATGATTGCTTGATTGAGCTGCCACTGGACTGCAAACACGGAAACATGTTCTCAGAAATTAAAGGTTTGATGCCTATTTCAATGAACAGGACCTCCTCTAGCCGCTGGAGTCTTGGTGATTGTGAAATAATGTGCAGGAGTAATTGTTCATGTACTGCATTTGCTTCTCTAGAAGATGCTGGAATCAGATGTGAACTGTATTATGGAGACAGAGAGGATCTTGTAAGCGTCATAGGGAAAGGAAATAACATTATCTATATTCGAGGCAGGGCTTCTTCAGATTCTG GTAACCAACAAACAAGGAAGCTATGGTGGGTAATAGCAGTTCCAGTAATCTCAGTGATAATGATAGTTCTGATTTCCTTGTATTTTGTACGACGGACAAAACGCAACCGTATAG AGGCAAATAGGAGTCCTGGCACCATTAAGGATACAGCAGGATTGCTAACATTTCGGTCAACTTCTGATACCCCAAGTACTGAAGATGGTCGGACAGATGTTGAATTGCTATTGATAGGCTTTTCTTGTATAGCAAGGGCAACAAATAACTTCTCTGCCGCAAATAAAATTGGAGAGGGTGGTTTTGGACCTGTATACATG GGCAAGTTATCAGGAAAGGAAATTGCAGTAAAAAGACTTTCTACAAGCTCAGGACAAGGGATAGAGGAGTTCAAAACTGAAGTACAATTAATTTCTAAGCTTCAGCACGTAAATCTTGTCAGGCTTTTAGGTTGCTGCATTGAACAAGAAGAGAAGATATTAATCTATGAGTACATGCCCAATAAAAGCTTGGATTCCTTCATTTTCG ATCCTGTAAAGCGTAGATTTTTAGATTGGATGCAGCGCAAACACATTATTGAAGGGATTGCACAAGGACTTCTTTATCTTCATAAGTATTCAAGACTAAGAATTGTACATAGAGACCTGAAAACTAGCAACATATTGTTGGATAGTCATATGAATCCCAAGATCTCAGATTTTGGTATGGCGAGAATTTTCTCCGATAATGAATCaagaacaaaaacaaagaGGGTTGTTGGAACATA TGGTTATATGTCTCCCGAGTATGGAGTGCATGGCCTTTTCTCTACCAAATCTGATGTCTACAGTTTTGGAGTCATTTTGATTGAGATTGTGAGTGGCAGAAAAAACACTTCCTTTTATGAGTTTGATAACTCCTCGACTTTGGTAGGACAT GAAGCGCCATTTCGGACTAATGAGCTTTGGCTTTAG